The proteins below are encoded in one region of Candidatus Zixiibacteriota bacterium:
- a CDS encoding radical SAM protein — MLMRVALINPANSNDIQSFRWGVGHLGLAYIAAVLEKSGHTVSVIDGKAEKLSPKSIASRVVESKSLIAGITAMTHEIHLAHEIAQEIKTKVPHIKTVVGGPHTSALPERTLEEFEAFDVAVSGEGEITMLEIVECFSSGDDADLGKVRGISYRQNNEIYRNPLREFMSSEGLEELPFPAWHLFPEQGLPMFAGRGCPYRCKFCMRVLGNRVRIRSPENVVAEIRYLHDRFGKKHSWFQDETFGLKRQWTRKFLNKLAEFRSEKDFDWTWKANSRVNLADQEIYSQMSEQGCQGLDFGIESGNQAILKTICKDISLDKARHAIALARRAGMVTEAFFIIGHPNETFGTALDTIRFAARLRADRIAVGVMVPYPGTEIWEMARQNQGGYSLVSQDWRYYDKYFGQAIRLDRLSPNRLKVLQSICYLWFYLRNLRIGDLFRFSMQHSRAVVRMAGNLLGLRK; from the coding sequence ATGCTTATGCGTGTAGCTCTAATTAATCCTGCAAATTCAAACGATATCCAGAGTTTTCGATGGGGGGTGGGCCATCTCGGACTGGCATATATTGCCGCTGTTCTGGAAAAATCGGGACATACAGTAAGTGTTATAGATGGTAAAGCTGAAAAGCTTTCTCCAAAATCAATTGCCTCCAGAGTTGTCGAAAGCAAAAGCCTGATAGCAGGTATCACTGCGATGACTCATGAAATACACCTTGCGCATGAGATTGCCCAGGAGATAAAAACTAAAGTGCCTCATATCAAGACGGTTGTCGGCGGACCGCATACCAGCGCACTGCCAGAGCGTACGCTGGAGGAATTTGAAGCTTTTGATGTCGCCGTCTCAGGTGAGGGCGAAATCACCATGCTTGAGATCGTAGAATGTTTTTCCTCTGGCGATGATGCCGATCTTGGTAAGGTAAGGGGAATCAGCTATCGCCAAAACAATGAGATCTATCGTAATCCTTTAAGGGAGTTCATGAGCTCCGAAGGTCTGGAGGAGCTTCCGTTTCCCGCCTGGCACTTGTTTCCCGAGCAGGGTTTACCGATGTTTGCCGGACGCGGTTGTCCATACCGCTGTAAATTCTGTATGCGGGTACTGGGCAATCGAGTGAGGATACGGTCTCCGGAAAACGTAGTAGCGGAGATAAGGTATTTACACGACAGGTTCGGAAAAAAACACAGCTGGTTTCAGGATGAGACCTTTGGATTGAAGAGGCAGTGGACAAGGAAATTTCTAAATAAACTGGCCGAGTTCCGGTCAGAAAAAGATTTCGACTGGACCTGGAAAGCCAATTCGCGGGTGAACCTGGCAGACCAGGAGATATACTCTCAGATGAGCGAACAGGGATGCCAGGGACTCGATTTTGGAATTGAATCTGGTAACCAGGCCATTTTAAAAACGATCTGTAAGGATATATCTTTGGACAAAGCCAGGCATGCGATAGCTTTGGCGCGGCGAGCCGGAATGGTAACCGAGGCGTTCTTTATAATTGGACATCCGAACGAAACTTTCGGGACAGCTCTGGATACAATTCGTTTCGCGGCGAGGTTGCGTGCTGACAGGATCGCGGTAGGGGTAATGGTTCCGTATCCGGGGACGGAGATATGGGAGATGGCCCGGCAGAATCAAGGAGGCTACAGCCTTGTCAGCCAGGACTGGCGTTACTACGACAAATATTTCGGGCAGGCAATCAGGCTCGATAGACTATCGCCCAACAGACTTAAGGTTTTACAGAGTATTTGTTACCTATGGTTCTATTTACGAAACCTGCGGATCGGTGATCTGTTCAGGTTTTCCATGCAACACAGCCGGGCGGTTGTGAGGATGGCCGGGAATCTGCTGGGTTTGCGCAAATGA
- a CDS encoding DinB family protein — protein MWFVLLFSYQFYILLIIMKGVIMPQMPWLERKFNFDFPHELHPEVMERVRGTYVRLKEMTDKCPADHLTTRLEDRWSIQEIVGHLGDCEQLWDIRIDHILEGREAMQGVDFSKNFTDEANHNASGFEDVMARFKSKRDHFIGRMDQLTTEDFARSAIHPRLNKPMRMVDLCFFIAEHDDFHLARMREMLNEFTK, from the coding sequence ATGTGGTTTGTTTTGCTATTTTCATATCAATTTTATATATTATTGATCATAATGAAAGGAGTCATTATGCCGCAAATGCCATGGTTGGAACGAAAGTTCAACTTCGATTTTCCACACGAGCTTCATCCCGAAGTTATGGAACGTGTACGCGGAACTTATGTCCGCCTGAAAGAGATGACAGACAAATGCCCGGCAGACCATTTAACCACGAGGCTTGAGGATCGCTGGTCGATTCAGGAAATCGTCGGTCACCTGGGTGACTGCGAACAGCTCTGGGATATCAGAATCGATCATATACTCGAGGGCAGAGAAGCTATGCAGGGTGTTGATTTCAGCAAAAACTTCACCGACGAGGCCAATCATAACGCCTCCGGCTTCGAGGACGTCATGGCGCGCTTCAAATCCAAGCGCGATCATTTTATTGGTCGCATGGATCAGCTTACGACCGAGGACTTCGCCAGATCAGCCATTCATCCCAGGCTCAACAAACCGATGCGCATGGTCGATCTTTGCTTCTTCATCGCCGAACATGACGATTTCCATCTGGCGCGCATGCGCGAAATGTTGAACGAGTTTACGAAGTAG
- a CDS encoding HD domain-containing protein: MNTITVQQSGQLEKHFVPIHLETLEVDSIFQFDLFIRRDNKLTLFRSKDVPFSQAEFNTLKKYKLNVLYIKASDHDKYQDYLEQNLPGLIGDEKVPGQKKAEVIYEASKVLIKKVLADPTRAEYIKRSKDIVQNIVEYILKGRDAFLNLMQITSFNYYTYTHCVNVCTFSIALARRMRILNRMELGELGLGALLHDVGKVKVPKEIIEKQGKLNDEEFRLIKKHPEYGEEILKQTKVLTRNSFYPVIQHHERLDGSGYPHDLRESQIHQYSKIVAIADVFDALTTDRCYKKAIDTYPALKALHESPQKFDKKMLTEFTLLMGPEFYQK; this comes from the coding sequence ATGAACACTATCACTGTGCAACAGTCAGGCCAGCTGGAAAAGCATTTTGTGCCGATCCATCTGGAAACCTTGGAGGTAGACAGTATATTCCAGTTTGATCTGTTCATCCGGCGCGACAACAAGCTCACCCTGTTTCGCTCCAAAGATGTGCCGTTTTCGCAGGCTGAATTCAATACTCTAAAAAAATACAAACTGAATGTTTTATACATCAAAGCGAGTGATCACGATAAATACCAGGATTATCTCGAACAGAACCTGCCCGGTCTTATCGGCGATGAAAAAGTGCCCGGTCAAAAGAAGGCTGAAGTTATCTACGAAGCCTCGAAAGTTTTAATCAAAAAAGTCCTGGCTGACCCGACCCGTGCTGAATATATCAAGCGTTCGAAAGACATTGTTCAGAATATAGTCGAGTATATCCTCAAGGGCAGGGACGCATTTTTGAACCTTATGCAGATTACTTCATTTAACTATTACACATATACGCACTGTGTCAATGTCTGCACGTTTTCGATCGCCCTGGCGCGCCGGATGAGAATACTCAACCGGATGGAACTGGGAGAACTCGGGCTGGGCGCGCTTTTACATGATGTTGGAAAGGTCAAGGTGCCTAAGGAGATAATCGAAAAACAGGGCAAACTGAATGACGAGGAGTTCCGGCTGATTAAGAAACATCCGGAATACGGTGAGGAAATTCTTAAACAGACCAAAGTCCTGACCCGGAATTCTTTTTACCCGGTTATCCAGCACCATGAGAGGCTGGATGGTTCCGGGTATCCTCACGATCTCAGGGAATCACAGATTCATCAATACAGCAAAATAGTCGCTATCGCCGATGTATTTGATGCCCTCACTACTGACCGCTGTTATAAAAAGGCGATCGATACTTATCCCGCTCTCAAGGCATTGCATGAGTCACCGCAAAAATTCGATAAAAAGATGTTGACTGAATTTACCCTTCTTATGGGCCCAGAATTCTATCAAAAATAG